TCCGCCGCCTGGGTGAGCGCGAGCGCCGGGTCGTCTCCCCACAAGACTTCGACGAGCACCTCGCGCCCGTGCAGCCCCCAGGGCACGCGCTGGCGCAGCAGCCGCTCCGTGGCGCGGCGCTCGTCCACCGAGGGCTGCGCCCTCAGCACCGTCACCAGGTGCACCTGCGAGCCGGGCGGCGCGAGCGCCAGCGCGAGGGGCAGCGCCGCGTCGCCGGACTCGGTGAGGTCCGTGGCCACCAGCAGCCGCCGCACGGTGGGCAGGGGCAGCTCGCCGTGGGAGGCCGAGGCGCGCACCGGCACCGCCGCCACGGCCATGGGCGCGAGCCGCAGCGCGTGGTGCCCCACGCTCCAGAGCTTGCTCAAGGCCTTGTGCGGGTGGTGGCCCACGACGAGCAGGTCCGCCTGCTCCTCGCGCGCGAGCGCCACCACGTCGTCCGCCACGCGCCCCAGCCCCGCGCGCAGCCGCAGCGGCACGGGCCCGCCGTCCGGGCGCGGGCCGGCGAGCGCGCCCAGCTCGCGCTCGAGCGCCCGCTGCAGCTCCGGGGTCACCTCGTCGAAGGTGCGCGGCTGCGGGAGCCCGAGCCGGCGGGCCTCGTCGTGCGCGTGGAAGACGTGGCCCGCCACCACCTCCAGGGGCCCTGCCTCCTGCAGCTCGGCGAGCCACGCGCGCGCTGCCTGCGTGCCGCGCGAGCGGTCCACCCCCAGCAGCACCCGCAGCGGCCGGCTCGCGGAGAGCCAGGCCTCGAAGGGCGCGGGGTCCTCCACCCGCAGCAGGGGCAGCGCCGTGGCCTGCGCGATGCGGTCCAGGCTCCCGCCCACGCCCTCGAAGGGGGCCCGGCGCGCGGCCGCCCCCACCACCACCAGGCGCGCCGTGCGCTGCGCAGCGAAGGGCGCGAGCACCTGCTCGGGCGCGCCCTCCAGCAGCGCGGTGTGCACGTCCGCGTGCAGGTGGCGCAGGCGCGTGGCCTCCTCGCGCAGCAGGGCCTGCAGCCCCTCGCGCACGGGCTCGGCGGCGGCCGCGAGCGCCTCGGGGCTCGCGCAGTGCACGAGCCACAGCGCGAGGCGGCGGCGCGCGGCGAGCAGCGCCGCCACGGTGG
This window of the Aggregicoccus sp. 17bor-14 genome carries:
- a CDS encoding universal stress protein; this encodes MSILCATDFSRGASGAATVAALLAARRRLALWLVHCASPEALAAAAEPVREGLQALLREEATRLRHLHADVHTALLEGAPEQVLAPFAAQRTARLVVVGAAARRAPFEGVGGSLDRIAQATALPLLRVEDPAPFEAWLSASRPLRVLLGVDRSRGTQAARAWLAELQEAGPLEVVAGHVFHAHDEARRLGLPQPRTFDEVTPELQRALERELGALAGPRPDGGPVPLRLRAGLGRVADDVVALAREEQADLLVVGHHPHKALSKLWSVGHHALRLAPMAVAAVPVRASASHGELPLPTVRRLLVATDLTESGDAALPLALALAPPGSQVHLVTVLRAQPSVDERRATERLLRQRVPWGLHGREVLVEVLWGDDPALALTQAAERLDADLVCLGSRGRGTLARAVLGSVAQEVLALSRRPVLVLRTAAR